GTGGTGAAAGCTTTCAGTTTTTCGATGTTGTGTCTTTCCCCTTGTTTTTCGGTTGAGGTGTTCTCTGTGTCCTCTGTGGTGAAAAAAGATGGCCTCTAAAGGCCGCATCCTCGTCGTCGACGACGAATACCTCATCCGCTGGTCCCTCCAGCAGAACCTCGTCGAGCACGGTTACGAGATCGTCCTGGCCGCCTCGGCCGAGGAGGGCCTCGCCCTCATGGACCGCGAGGAGCCGGACCTCGTCCTGTTGGACATCCAGCTCCCCGGAATGAGCGGCCTGGACCTTTTAAAGAGCATCAAGGAGCAGCGGCCCGATTGCGCCGTGGTCATGGTCACAGCGACCTCGGATCTTTCGGTCGCCGTCACTGCCATGAGGGACGGGGCCTTCGATTACATCCCCAAGCCGTTCAACCTGGACGAAGTGCGCATGGTGGTGGACAAGTCGCTGGAAAACCGGCGGCTTCGGGACGAGGTGAGCCGCTACCGGGAGCAGGAAGGTTCCCGGTACAGTTTTTCCAGTTTTATCTACGCCAGCGGGGCCATGGAACAGGTCGTGGATGTGGCCAGGAAGATCGTCCTGTCCGACGCCACCACCGTGCTGCTGACGGGGGAAAGCGGCACCGGCAAGGACCTCCTGGCCCAGGTGATCCATTTCGAAAGCGGCCGCAGGGATATGCCGTTCATGCCCTTGAACTGCACCGCCCTTCCCAGGGAACTGCTGGAAAGCGAGCTGTTCGGCCACGAAAAGGGGGCCTTCACCGACGCCAGGACGCTGAAGAAAGGCCTTTTCGAGATCACCGACGGCGGGACCCTGTTTCTCGACGAGATCGGCGACATGGACCTGGCCCTGCAGGCCAAGCTGCTGAGGTTTTTGGAGACGCGGACCTTCAAGCGGGTCGGCGGCACCAGGGACATCTCGGTGGACGTGCGGATCATTGCGGCCACCAACAGGGACCTCGAAGAGCGGATCAGGGAAAAGGCGTTCCGGGAGGACCTTTTCTACCGGCTCAACGTCATCCCCATAAGGGTGCCCCCTCTCAGGGAACGTCCCGAGGACGTGATCCCCCTGGCCGAGAAGTTCCTTGAGGACTTCAGCCGGGACCTGGGCAAGAAGATCAAGCGCATCGAGCCCGTGGCCGTGAGGGTCATGGAGGAGTATGGCTGGCCCGGCAACGTGCGGGAGCTTAAGAACGTCATCGAAAGGGCCATGATCCTCTCCGCCGACGAGGTGCTCGACGCCGGGGCCCTGGCCCTGAGGAGCAGGGAGGCTGTGCAGGCCCGGCCGGGTGGTACCGACACCCTGAACCTGGATGAGATGGAACGCCGCCTCATCGAGGAGGCCCTTTCCCGCTCCAGGAACAACCAGTCCAGGGCCGCCCGGCTGTTGGGAATCTCCCGGGACACGCTGCGGTACAGGATGAAGAAGCACGAGCTTCTGTGACCTGGCGTATTGTCGCGGTATGGAGGTAAGGGAGTAGGGGAGTAAGGGGGTAAATTCTGTATAGAAGGAGCAACGTAACCATTTGATCATATAGATCATTTCCTGAAGAGAGTAAACCAATTACCGGCAATAAAGAGTTCGTCAAAGATTATGAAGATCTGCGGGTTTTTCAAGGTGCGATGGATACGGCTATGCAGATCTTCAAAATTACGAAGTCCTTTCCGGTGGAGGAAAGGTACTCTCTTGTCGATCAGATCAGGCGCTCTTCGCGTTCTGTGTGCGCCAATATCGCGGAAGCATGGAGGAAAAGAAGGTACAAGAGAGCATTTGTGTCCAAGTTGAGTGATGCTGAGGCTGAGGCCGGTGAGACGCAGGTGTGGCTGAAATTCGCGGAGAAGTGCGGTTATCTGGGTGAAGAGACCTTAACTGAGTTGGACACGGCATACCGGGTGATCATTGCGCAGATTATCAGCATGATAGACAACGCGGGCAAATGGACATTCAAGGACAAGGGATGAGGAATGGATCTGAGACCTCTGAATGGATTTATTGGGTTTTACCTCCATACCCCCATACCTCCATACTCTCAATCCGCCCACTCCCTTACTCCCATACCTCCATACCTCCATACTCTCACTCCCCCTTACTCCCCTACTCCCATACCGGTGCATTGGGGCAAATACCGCAGGGTATGGGTGTATTCTCCCATAATTCAGAGCCGAATCGACGCAGGGTGAGGGCGGTATGGACCAGTGCCTTTAACTGTTTGAAATCAAAGAGGAAAAGCCGTACCCATATCCGCCATAATTGACATGAAAGTGGAACGAAACTTGCGTAACCATTAGAAGAAGGAGGTTTCAATGAGACGTACGACAGGTATGAGAACAGGTAAAAACAAGACACTTGCTTTATTGTTCATGGCGCTGGCCGTTGCCTTCGCCGCGGCGGCGCCGCAGGTGGCGTCTGCGGCTCTGACGGCCCCCAACTGGCTGCCGGGCCAGCCCATGCTGGCGGGCAACCAGATCATCGCCATGTGGCTCCCTGTCCCTGGTGGCGTCAAGTACATCGTGTATATGGACGGACAGAAGGTGGCGGAGTCTCCTGCCAACCAGTACATGGGGCTCGCGCCCGAGGCCGCTGGTGAGCATGTCTACGAAGTAACGGCGGTGGATGCTTCCGGAGCTGAAAGCCCCAGGAGTGCGCGCGGTGTCATCAAGATCGTCACCCTTGAGCCGCCTACGGGAGTTATGCTCCGTCCAAACGCCCAGGACAAGCGCATCGGTGTCCGGTGGACCCCATCTCCAGGTTCGGTGATCTCCAACGTCTACCGCTCCGAGAGTGCCGAGGGCCCCTGGACCCTCCTCTCCTCGGTGCAGGGGACCGACAACTTCAAGGACGCCGACATAGAGTTCGGCAAGGATTACTGGTACGCGGTCACCGGCAAGGATATCACCGGCAAGGAAACAGCACGGTCTGCCGCGGAAAAGACCATGTTGAAGGAACCCGAAAAGGCGGCGGAAGTCATCAAGATCGACATGGTGGCGGTACCCTCCGCCGAGGTCGAACAGGTAAGATTCTTAGGCCGGAACTCTACCACGGATGCCTGGGGCCTGGCTGTAGGCAGTGAGGGCGACCTGTGGTTGGCGACCGGCGAGAAGGGGACGATTGTACACCTGTCACCCCCTCCGGAATTCGAGGTGCTCACAACAATTCCCCTGAGCAGGTTTAACGCAGAGCACAACCTTAAGCTCAAGAACGCGGACAGGATCAACATCTACGAGGACGAGAACCTCATCCTTTTGGTGGACGCCTTCTCCAGCACCCTCCTGGCCCTTGACCTGGACGGCCAGTTCAGGTGGGCCTTCAAGCCGACTCTCCCCCCCGACGACCGGGATGATATCTGGTCCCTCCTTCAACAGAGGATAAAAAAGGTACGCCTCATACCCAATGCGGCTTTCGTTAGCTCCTCGGGTCTGGTTCTCGTGAGTGAGAACCGGGCTCCTATCTTCTACGAGGTGGACCTTGAAACGGGAGAACTCCTTGATTGGCGGGGAGGGTATGTCCGGGACGGAGAGCACATGGATACGATTGGCGCCGGGATCATGATGGAGATCGAACCGGGCCTCGCCTGGGCCGGCGAACCCCTGGTCCA
This window of the bacterium genome carries:
- a CDS encoding sigma-54 dependent transcriptional regulator, whose product is MASKGRILVVDDEYLIRWSLQQNLVEHGYEIVLAASAEEGLALMDREEPDLVLLDIQLPGMSGLDLLKSIKEQRPDCAVVMVTATSDLSVAVTAMRDGAFDYIPKPFNLDEVRMVVDKSLENRRLRDEVSRYREQEGSRYSFSSFIYASGAMEQVVDVARKIVLSDATTVLLTGESGTGKDLLAQVIHFESGRRDMPFMPLNCTALPRELLESELFGHEKGAFTDARTLKKGLFEITDGGTLFLDEIGDMDLALQAKLLRFLETRTFKRVGGTRDISVDVRIIAATNRDLEERIREKAFREDLFYRLNVIPIRVPPLRERPEDVIPLAEKFLEDFSRDLGKKIKRIEPVAVRVMEEYGWPGNVRELKNVIERAMILSADEVLDAGALALRSREAVQARPGGTDTLNLDEMERRLIEEALSRSRNNQSRAARLLGISRDTLRYRMKKHELL
- a CDS encoding four helix bundle protein; this encodes MTGNKEFVKDYEDLRVFQGAMDTAMQIFKITKSFPVEERYSLVDQIRRSSRSVCANIAEAWRKRRYKRAFVSKLSDAEAEAGETQVWLKFAEKCGYLGEETLTELDTAYRVIIAQIISMIDNAGKWTFKDKG